One segment of Mycolicibacterium baixiangningiae DNA contains the following:
- a CDS encoding MFS transporter, with protein sequence MFPTSESRPVTANPWHALWAMMVGFFMILVDATIVAVANPVIMEKLGADYDAVIWVTSAYLLAYAVPLLVAGRLGDRFGPKNMYLLGLAVFTAASLWCGLAGSIDTLIAARVVQGVGAALLTPQTLSTITRIFPPERRGVAMSIWGATAGVATLVGPLAGGVLVDHLGWQWIFFVNVPVGLVGLVLAFWRVPALPTAAHRFDLLGVLLSGVGMFAVVFGLQEGHSHSWQPWIWAVIVSGIALMVGFVYWQSVNPHEPLIPLRIFEDRDFWLSSFGVAVIGFVVTGMIVPAMFYAQAVCGLTPTESALLTAPMAIASGVLAPVVGRIVDRAHPRPIIGFGFSALAIALTWLSIEMAPDTPIWRLVLPFLVMGIGMAFIWSPLAATATRNLASDLAGAGSGVYNATRQVGSVVGSASMAAFMTSRISAELPSGPGSAPEGEGAVSGLPGFLHEPFAAAMSQSLLLPAFVALIGVVAAIFLRGFGEPVAAPAAPVVRAVPEDDGYDDDEYLEYAVSWDDLEFAESAPSHADVRGDESVTQPLISHVRRQDARREPAPGEDPWRRILEELLPEVPDRPTVERIGFAHNGFHVEAVEPSTNGRRRRYREDGDDVPDWLLREGGPPSGRHSRGD encoded by the coding sequence CCGTCGCCAACCCGGTCATCATGGAGAAACTGGGCGCCGACTACGACGCGGTGATCTGGGTGACCAGCGCCTACCTGCTGGCGTATGCGGTGCCGCTGCTCGTGGCGGGCCGACTGGGCGACCGCTTCGGCCCCAAGAACATGTATCTGCTCGGGCTGGCGGTCTTCACGGCGGCGTCGCTGTGGTGCGGGCTGGCCGGATCCATCGACACCCTGATCGCCGCGAGGGTGGTCCAGGGCGTCGGTGCAGCGCTGCTGACACCGCAGACCCTGTCGACGATCACGCGGATCTTCCCACCGGAACGCCGGGGCGTGGCCATGAGCATCTGGGGCGCGACGGCGGGGGTTGCCACGCTGGTGGGTCCGTTGGCCGGCGGTGTGCTGGTCGACCACCTCGGCTGGCAGTGGATCTTCTTCGTCAACGTGCCGGTCGGATTGGTGGGTCTCGTGCTGGCGTTCTGGCGGGTGCCGGCGTTGCCCACGGCGGCGCACCGGTTCGACCTGCTGGGGGTGCTGCTGTCGGGTGTCGGCATGTTCGCCGTGGTCTTCGGACTGCAGGAGGGGCACTCGCACAGCTGGCAGCCGTGGATCTGGGCGGTGATCGTGTCCGGTATCGCGCTGATGGTCGGCTTCGTGTACTGGCAGTCGGTCAATCCGCACGAGCCGCTGATTCCGCTGCGGATCTTCGAGGACCGGGACTTCTGGCTGTCGAGCTTCGGCGTTGCGGTCATCGGTTTCGTGGTGACGGGGATGATCGTGCCCGCGATGTTCTACGCGCAGGCGGTGTGCGGGCTGACCCCGACCGAGTCTGCGCTGCTGACGGCGCCGATGGCCATCGCGTCCGGGGTGCTGGCGCCGGTGGTCGGGCGCATCGTGGACCGCGCCCACCCGCGGCCGATCATCGGGTTCGGGTTCTCGGCGCTGGCGATCGCCCTGACTTGGTTGTCGATCGAGATGGCGCCGGATACGCCGATCTGGCGGCTTGTGCTGCCGTTCCTGGTGATGGGCATCGGCATGGCGTTCATCTGGTCGCCGCTGGCGGCGACGGCCACGCGCAACCTGGCGTCGGATCTCGCCGGCGCGGGTTCGGGTGTGTACAACGCGACGCGCCAGGTCGGCTCGGTGGTGGGCAGCGCGAGCATGGCGGCGTTCATGACGTCGCGGATCAGCGCGGAGCTGCCGTCGGGACCGGGGTCGGCGCCGGAGGGGGAGGGCGCGGTCTCGGGATTGCCCGGGTTCCTGCATGAGCCCTTTGCCGCGGCGATGTCGCAGTCGCTGTTGCTGCCGGCGTTCGTGGCGCTGATCGGGGTGGTGGCGGCCATCTTCCTTCGCGGTTTCGGGGAGCCTGTTGCGGCCCCGGCCGCCCCGGTGGTGCGGGCCGTGCCGGAGGACGACGGCTATGACGACGACGAGTACCTCGAGTACGCGGTCAGCTGGGACGACCTCGAGTTCGCCGAATCCGCTCCGTCGCATGCGGACGTCAGAGGCGACGAGAGCGTCACCCAGCCGCTGATCTCCCATGTCCGACGGCAGGACGCGCGCCGGGAGCCGGCTCCCGGCGAGGACCCGTGGCGTCGCATCCTCGAGGAACTGCTGCCCGAGGTGCCGGACCGGCCAACCGTCGAGCGGATCGGGTTCGCACACAACGGTTTTCACGTTGAAGCGGTGGAGCCGTCCACGAACGGGAGGCGTCGCCGCTACCGCGAGGACGGCGACGATGTGCCGGACTGGCTCCTCCGTGAGGGCGGCCCACCCTCCGGCCGTCATTCCCGAGGGGATTGA
- a CDS encoding HNH endonuclease signature motif containing protein — MFDGSLPEIGAFSALSDAELVAASAGWGRVESAAAARKLAAMAEVFRRRTGIEDAEERENWFIDPETSVLSELAAAHHITDRLASAQTHRGVLLANRFPNVAALFEAGLISDLVIRTIVYRTYLITDPDAMAAVDAALAEQVLCWGPKSQAKTEEAIDALVEIHDPAALRRREPATHTRDLQFGTITDAAGMMTVYARVYSPDGVALEQHVEDLARTVCPDDPRTLKERRNDAFAALSTGQPLRCECDNPDCPATTPDRPTPTVVIHLITTEEALAAAKHHNAAQEDNGDQPAAVSDGTETEPAPVEPDNAAREQERTDHGPLESASETSPESDPVEPGNGVREDEPTGNEPQQDFSAECKPVDLEPAPTPKPSPTPAPAFVIGGGVLSPVILPAFLDRAKLRQLTHPGDAPPEPRYVPSTALQDFVRCRDLTCRFPGCDKPAYLTDIDHTVPYPAGPTCASNLKCLCRKHHLLKTFWAGIGGWHDEQLPDGTVIWTSPNGQTHITQPGSALLFPTLCAPTAPIPKITKAPTPNSGVKMPKRRRSRAKDRAYRIELERRLNDAFVAERTKPPPF, encoded by the coding sequence ATGTTCGATGGTTCGTTACCCGAGATCGGGGCCTTCTCCGCGTTGAGTGACGCGGAGTTGGTGGCGGCCTCTGCCGGGTGGGGACGCGTCGAATCCGCCGCCGCCGCACGCAAACTCGCCGCGATGGCCGAAGTGTTCCGCCGCCGCACCGGCATCGAGGACGCCGAAGAGCGGGAGAACTGGTTCATCGACCCCGAAACCTCCGTCTTGAGTGAACTGGCCGCCGCCCACCACATCACCGACCGGCTCGCCTCGGCCCAAACCCACCGCGGGGTCCTGCTCGCCAACCGCTTCCCCAACGTCGCCGCACTCTTTGAAGCCGGCCTGATCAGCGACCTGGTGATCCGCACGATCGTCTACCGCACCTACCTGATCACCGACCCCGACGCGATGGCCGCCGTGGATGCCGCCCTGGCCGAGCAAGTCCTCTGCTGGGGACCCAAATCGCAGGCCAAGACCGAAGAAGCCATCGACGCCCTGGTCGAAATCCACGACCCCGCCGCCCTGCGCCGCCGCGAACCCGCCACCCACACCCGCGACCTGCAGTTCGGCACCATCACCGATGCTGCCGGGATGATGACCGTCTACGCCCGCGTGTACAGCCCCGACGGTGTCGCCCTTGAACAACACGTCGAAGACCTGGCCCGCACCGTATGCCCCGATGACCCCCGCACCCTCAAAGAACGCCGCAACGACGCCTTCGCCGCCCTGTCCACCGGACAGCCGCTGCGCTGCGAATGCGACAACCCCGACTGCCCCGCCACCACCCCCGACCGCCCCACCCCCACCGTCGTCATCCACCTCATCACCACCGAAGAAGCCCTCGCCGCCGCCAAGCACCACAACGCTGCACAAGAAGACAATGGCGACCAGCCCGCCGCCGTGTCGGATGGCACTGAGACAGAACCCGCACCTGTCGAGCCGGATAACGCTGCGCGGGAGCAAGAGCGCACTGATCACGGGCCCCTGGAGTCCGCATCGGAAACCTCCCCAGAGTCGGACCCTGTGGAGCCGGGGAACGGTGTGCGCGAAGACGAGCCGACCGGCAATGAGCCGCAACAGGACTTCTCGGCCGAGTGCAAGCCGGTCGACCTCGAGCCTGCGCCCACACCAAAGCCGTCGCCCACTCCCGCACCGGCGTTCGTCATCGGCGGCGGCGTGCTCAGCCCGGTGATCCTGCCCGCGTTCCTCGACCGCGCGAAGCTCCGCCAACTCACCCATCCCGGCGACGCTCCCCCCGAACCCCGCTACGTCCCCTCCACAGCGCTGCAAGATTTCGTGCGCTGCCGCGATCTGACCTGCCGATTTCCCGGCTGCGACAAACCCGCCTACCTCACCGACATCGACCACACCGTGCCCTACCCGGCAGGTCCGACATGCGCATCCAATCTCAAATGCCTATGCCGAAAACACCACTTGCTCAAGACTTTCTGGGCCGGCATCGGTGGTTGGCACGACGAACAACTCCCCGACGGCACCGTCATCTGGACATCACCCAACGGGCAGACACACATCACCCAACCCGGTAGCGCACTGCTGTTCCCCACCCTGTGCGCCCCGACCGCGCCGATCCCGAAGATCACCAAGGCGCCGACACCCAACAGCGGCGTCAAGATGCCCAAACGCCGCCGCAGCCGCGCCAAAGACCGCGCCTACCGCATCGAACTCGAACGCCGCCTCAACGACGCCTTCGTCGCCGAACGCACCAAACCCCCACCGTTCTGA
- a CDS encoding TM0106 family RecB-like putative nuclease, with the protein MFVESIGAHDDVTSSAGSSRVIYSASDLAAAARCEYALLRSFDARLGWGPPVAAEDDLLARTAVLGDDHERRHLDELRAEGDHNVTVIGRPPYTVAGLTAAAEATTRAVARRAPVIYQAAMFDGRFAGFADFLILTGDRYLLRDTKLARSVKVEALLQLAAYAEALTVAGVPVADEVELVLGDGATARYPLDELLMVYRPRREALQRLLDGHLAGGAPVRWEDADVRACFRCPECSIEVRAQDDLLLVAGMRVSQRARMHDAGITTVAELAEHRGPVPELPARTVDGLSAQARLQIALRVDGKPPYEVADPQPLMLLPEPDKGDLFFDFEGDPLWTDDGQEWGLEYMFGVLDTADGFHPLWAHDRPQERQALEDFLAMVRKRRKRHPNMHIYHYAAYEKTALLRLAGRYGVGEEAVDDLLRSGVLVDLYPLVRKSFRIGTENYSLKSLEPLYMGGQLRTGDVTTAAASITQYAEYCDLRAAGRDDEAAVVLKFIEDYNRYDCTSTRKLRDWLVCRAIDCEVPPRGPQPVVRDGAAAEPVDALDRALCRYAGDELDGRTPEQSAVAMIAAARGYHRREDKPFWWSHFDRLNNPVDEWGDSTEVFLVDADGAQVDTDWHTPPRARKPQRRVRLTGAMAAGGLGREMYALYEPPAPAGLSDDPDRRAAGSATVVECDDADAPSEVVIVERTPRDGEEFHQLPFALTPGPPIRTTALRDSIESTATELVDTLPRLPATAVTDILLRRPPRTRSGAPLPAGPDTPEVITAALLDLDASYLAVHGPPGTGKTFTAAAIIATLVNTHRWRIGVVAQSHAVVENLFRGVIAAGVDAARVAKKRGHAGDACWTVLDEAQFPGFVTENDGCVIGGTAWDFANGNRVPRGCLDLLVIEEAGQFCLANTIAVAPAAANLLLLGDPQQLPQVSQGTHPEPVDTSALGWLVDGAHTLPAERGYFLDVSYRMHPAVCAAVSRLSYDGRLQSFDAVTAARTLEGCSPGVHEVTVPHDGNATESPEEADAIVAGTLRLLGSAWTDEDGTRPLAEEDVMVVTPYNAQVVLLRQRLDSAGLSGVRVGTVDKFQGQQAPVVFISMVASSIDDVPRGISFLLNRNRLNVAISRAKYAAVIVRSDALTEYLPSTPKGLVELGAFLSLTT; encoded by the coding sequence GTGTTCGTCGAATCCATTGGGGCGCACGACGACGTCACATCCAGCGCCGGATCCAGCAGGGTCATCTACAGCGCATCCGATCTCGCCGCGGCCGCCCGCTGCGAGTACGCGCTGCTGCGCTCCTTCGACGCCCGGCTGGGGTGGGGTCCGCCGGTGGCCGCCGAGGACGACCTGCTGGCCCGCACCGCCGTGCTCGGAGACGACCACGAGCGGCGCCATCTCGACGAGCTGAGGGCCGAGGGCGACCACAACGTGACCGTCATCGGCAGGCCGCCCTACACCGTGGCCGGGTTGACCGCCGCCGCCGAGGCCACCACCCGCGCCGTCGCCCGCCGCGCCCCGGTCATCTACCAGGCCGCGATGTTCGACGGCCGGTTCGCCGGATTCGCCGACTTCCTGATCCTGACCGGCGACCGCTACCTCCTGCGCGACACCAAGCTCGCGCGCTCGGTGAAGGTCGAAGCGCTGCTGCAGCTAGCCGCCTACGCCGAGGCGCTGACCGTGGCGGGGGTCCCCGTCGCCGACGAGGTCGAACTCGTGCTCGGCGACGGTGCGACCGCCCGCTACCCGCTCGACGAACTGCTTATGGTGTATCGGCCGCGGCGCGAGGCGCTGCAGCGGCTGCTCGACGGCCACCTCGCCGGCGGCGCGCCCGTGCGGTGGGAGGACGCGGATGTTCGCGCGTGTTTCCGCTGCCCGGAGTGCAGCATCGAGGTGCGCGCGCAGGACGATCTGCTGCTCGTGGCGGGGATGCGGGTGAGTCAGCGGGCCCGGATGCACGACGCCGGGATCACCACCGTCGCCGAACTCGCCGAGCACCGCGGACCTGTCCCGGAATTGCCGGCACGCACGGTCGACGGACTGAGCGCCCAGGCCCGGCTCCAGATCGCACTGCGCGTCGACGGCAAACCGCCCTACGAGGTCGCCGATCCGCAACCGCTGATGCTGCTGCCCGAACCCGACAAGGGTGACCTCTTCTTCGATTTCGAGGGCGACCCGCTGTGGACCGACGACGGCCAGGAGTGGGGTCTGGAGTACATGTTCGGCGTGCTCGACACCGCCGACGGCTTCCACCCGCTGTGGGCGCACGACCGGCCGCAGGAACGCCAGGCGCTCGAAGACTTTCTGGCGATGGTGCGCAAGCGGCGCAAACGCCATCCCAACATGCACATCTACCACTACGCCGCCTACGAGAAGACCGCGCTGCTGCGGCTGGCCGGGCGCTACGGCGTGGGCGAGGAGGCCGTCGACGACCTGCTGCGCAGCGGTGTGCTGGTCGATCTTTATCCGTTGGTGCGCAAGAGTTTTCGTATCGGCACCGAGAACTACAGCCTCAAATCGCTCGAACCGCTCTACATGGGTGGCCAACTCCGCACCGGCGACGTCACCACCGCCGCCGCGTCCATCACGCAGTACGCGGAGTACTGCGATCTGCGCGCCGCCGGCCGTGATGACGAAGCTGCCGTCGTCCTCAAGTTCATCGAGGACTACAACCGCTACGACTGCACGTCCACGCGCAAACTGCGCGACTGGCTGGTCTGCCGGGCCATCGACTGCGAGGTCCCGCCCCGGGGGCCGCAGCCGGTCGTCCGGGACGGCGCCGCGGCCGAACCGGTGGACGCGCTGGACCGCGCGCTGTGCCGTTACGCCGGCGACGAACTCGACGGCCGCACGCCCGAGCAGTCCGCCGTCGCGATGATCGCCGCCGCGCGCGGCTACCACCGTCGTGAGGACAAGCCGTTCTGGTGGTCACACTTCGACCGGCTCAACAATCCGGTCGACGAATGGGGCGACAGCACCGAGGTCTTCCTCGTCGACGCGGACGGCGCGCAGGTCGACACGGATTGGCATACGCCGCCGCGGGCCCGTAAACCGCAGCGCCGCGTCCGGTTGACCGGTGCGATGGCCGCGGGCGGGCTCGGCCGGGAGATGTACGCCCTCTACGAGCCGCCGGCCCCGGCCGGACTCAGCGACGATCCGGACCGCCGGGCGGCGGGTTCCGCCACCGTCGTCGAGTGCGACGATGCCGACGCGCCCAGCGAGGTGGTCATCGTCGAGCGGACGCCCCGCGACGGGGAGGAGTTTCACCAGCTCCCCTTCGCGCTGACACCGGGTCCACCGATCCGCACGACGGCCCTGCGGGATTCCATCGAGTCGACCGCCACCGAGCTCGTCGACACGCTGCCGCGGCTGCCCGCCACGGCGGTCACCGACATCCTGTTGCGCCGTCCGCCGCGCACGCGCAGCGGCGCACCGCTGCCCGCCGGGCCGGACACGCCGGAGGTGATCACCGCCGCCCTGCTCGACCTCGACGCGTCGTATCTGGCGGTGCACGGCCCGCCGGGGACGGGCAAGACCTTCACCGCGGCGGCGATCATCGCCACGCTGGTCAACACGCACCGCTGGCGTATCGGGGTGGTCGCTCAGTCACACGCGGTGGTGGAGAACCTGTTTCGCGGGGTCATCGCCGCGGGGGTGGACGCGGCGCGGGTGGCCAAGAAGCGCGGGCACGCCGGCGACGCGTGCTGGACGGTGCTCGACGAGGCGCAGTTCCCGGGTTTCGTCACGGAGAACGACGGTTGCGTGATCGGCGGCACCGCATGGGATTTCGCGAACGGCAACAGGGTTCCGCGCGGCTGCCTCGACCTGCTCGTGATCGAGGAGGCCGGCCAGTTCTGCCTGGCCAACACGATCGCCGTCGCGCCGGCCGCCGCGAACCTCCTGCTGCTCGGCGACCCCCAACAGCTGCCGCAGGTCAGCCAGGGGACCCATCCCGAACCGGTCGACACGTCCGCGCTCGGCTGGCTGGTCGACGGTGCACACACGCTGCCCGCCGAGCGGGGCTACTTCCTCGACGTGTCCTACCGGATGCACCCGGCGGTGTGCGCGGCGGTGTCGCGGTTGTCGTATGACGGTCGGCTGCAATCGTTCGACGCCGTGACCGCGGCGCGCACGCTCGAGGGCTGCTCCCCCGGTGTGCACGAGGTGACGGTCCCGCACGACGGCAACGCCACGGAGAGCCCCGAGGAGGCCGACGCGATCGTCGCCGGGACCCTCCGGTTGCTCGGTTCGGCATGGACCGACGAAGACGGCACACGACCGCTCGCCGAAGAGGACGTGATGGTGGTGACGCCGTACAACGCGCAGGTGGTGCTTTTGCGTCAACGGCTCGACAGCGCGGGGCTCAGTGGTGTGCGGGTCGGTACCGTCGACAAGTTCCAGGGGCAGCAGGCGCCGGTGGTGTTCATCTCGATGGTCGCCTCGTCCATCGACGACGTGCCGCGCGGAATCTCGTTCCTGCTCAACCGAAATCGGCTCAACGTGGCGATCAGCCGGGCCAAGTATGCGGCCGTGATCGTACGGTCCGACGCGCTCACCGAATACCTGCCGTCGACGCCTAAGGGCCTCGTCGAACTCGGTGCGTTCCTGTCATTGACGACGTAG
- a CDS encoding LppP/LprE family lipoprotein, protein MKRVVVIAVGAAALSTLVACGSGDSTVSKTPEASAPPPAVTTPSIAPTVGPPPPASGPTDPCAVNLGAPEIAKAVSELPRDPRSNQAWSPEPVAGNYNECAQLSAVIVRANTNADNPNTRAVMFHLGKFIPTGVPDTYGFNGLDPAGTTGDTVALRYSGEVEGLASIVRFRWNGNGVELIGNTG, encoded by the coding sequence GTGAAGCGGGTGGTCGTGATCGCGGTCGGTGCGGCCGCATTGTCGACCCTCGTCGCCTGTGGTTCCGGGGACTCGACGGTGTCCAAGACCCCTGAGGCGTCGGCGCCTCCGCCTGCGGTCACCACGCCGAGCATCGCCCCGACCGTCGGGCCGCCACCGCCCGCCTCCGGGCCGACGGATCCCTGCGCGGTCAACCTCGGCGCCCCCGAGATCGCCAAGGCCGTCTCCGAATTGCCGCGCGATCCGCGCAGCAACCAGGCGTGGAGCCCCGAACCGGTGGCGGGCAACTACAACGAGTGCGCGCAACTGTCGGCGGTGATCGTGCGCGCCAACACCAACGCCGACAACCCCAACACCCGCGCGGTCATGTTTCATCTCGGCAAGTTCATCCCCACCGGGGTGCCCGACACCTACGGCTTCAACGGCCTCGACCCGGCAGGCACCACCGGCGACACCGTCGCCCTGCGCTACTCCGGTGAGGTCGAAGGGCTGGCCAGCATCGTGCGGTTCCGCTGGAACGGCAACGGCGTCGAGCTGATCGGCAACACCGGCTAG
- a CDS encoding DEAD/DEAH box helicase: MTSPEPDSTRAEPTFADLQIHPDVLRAVSDVGYETPSAIQAATIPAMLAGSDVVGLAQTGTGKTAAFAIPILSKIDTSSRKTQALVLAPTRELALQVAEAFGRYGAHLNVNVLPVYGGSSYGPQMAGLKRGAQVVVGTPGRVIDHLEKGTLDLSHLDYMVLDEADEMLQMGFAEDVERILSDTPEYKQVALFSATMPPGIKKITAKYLHDPVEVTVKSKTQTAENITQRYIQVSYPRKMDALTRLLEVEQGDGMIVFVRTKQATEEVAEKLRARGFAAAAINGDIPQAVRERTIAQLKDGSIDILVATDVAARGLDVERISHVVNFDIPHDPESYVHRIGRTGRAGRSGTALLFVTPRERHLLNAIERVTRQKLVESQLPSVDDVNAQRVEKFRDSIGEALNGPGTDLFRRLIEDYERDHNVPIADIAAALAVQSRNGEAFLMTEPPPEKRRERPVREDTGPRKPRDRTRTDLATYRIAVGKRHKVMPGAIVGAIANEGGLNRSDFGHISIKPEYSLVELPANLPDDTLKKLERTRIQGMLINLEPERGPKARYKGK; encoded by the coding sequence ATGACGTCGCCTGAACCGGACTCCACCCGCGCCGAACCCACCTTCGCTGACCTGCAAATACACCCGGACGTGCTCCGGGCCGTGTCCGATGTCGGGTACGAGACCCCGTCGGCGATCCAGGCCGCCACCATCCCGGCGATGCTGGCCGGGTCCGATGTCGTGGGCCTCGCCCAGACCGGTACCGGTAAGACGGCGGCCTTCGCGATCCCGATCCTGTCGAAGATCGACACCAGCAGCCGGAAGACGCAGGCCCTGGTGCTGGCGCCCACCCGCGAACTGGCGCTGCAGGTGGCCGAGGCGTTCGGCCGCTACGGCGCCCACCTCAACGTGAACGTCCTGCCGGTCTACGGCGGCTCCTCCTACGGACCGCAGATGGCCGGCCTCAAACGCGGCGCGCAGGTCGTGGTCGGCACACCGGGCCGGGTGATCGACCATCTGGAGAAGGGCACCCTCGACCTGTCGCACCTCGATTACATGGTGCTCGACGAGGCCGACGAGATGCTGCAGATGGGTTTCGCCGAGGACGTCGAACGCATCCTGTCGGATACGCCGGAGTACAAGCAGGTCGCCCTGTTCTCCGCGACCATGCCGCCGGGAATCAAGAAGATCACCGCGAAGTACCTGCACGATCCGGTCGAGGTCACGGTCAAGTCGAAGACGCAGACCGCCGAGAACATCACGCAGCGCTACATCCAGGTGTCGTACCCGCGCAAGATGGACGCACTGACTCGGTTGCTCGAGGTCGAGCAGGGCGACGGGATGATCGTGTTCGTCCGCACCAAGCAGGCCACCGAGGAGGTCGCCGAGAAGCTGCGGGCCCGCGGATTCGCGGCCGCCGCCATCAACGGCGACATCCCGCAGGCGGTGCGTGAACGCACCATCGCGCAGCTCAAGGACGGCTCGATCGACATCCTGGTCGCCACCGACGTCGCCGCGCGCGGCCTGGACGTCGAGCGAATTTCGCACGTGGTGAACTTCGACATCCCGCACGATCCGGAGTCCTACGTGCACCGCATCGGGCGCACCGGCCGGGCCGGCCGCTCGGGCACCGCGCTGCTGTTCGTCACCCCGCGCGAACGGCACCTGCTCAACGCGATCGAACGGGTCACCCGGCAGAAGCTCGTCGAAAGTCAGCTGCCGTCGGTCGACGACGTCAACGCCCAGCGGGTGGAGAAGTTCCGCGACTCGATCGGCGAGGCGCTCAACGGGCCCGGCACGGACCTGTTCCGCCGCCTCATCGAGGACTACGAACGCGACCACAACGTACCGATCGCCGACATCGCCGCGGCGCTGGCAGTGCAGTCGCGCAACGGCGAGGCGTTCCTGATGACCGAACCGCCGCCGGAGAAGCGGCGGGAGCGGCCCGTGCGCGAGGACACCGGCCCGCGCAAGCCGCGCGACCGCACCCGGACGGACCTCGCCACCTACCGCATCGCGGTGGGCAAGCGGCACAAGGTGATGCCCGGTGCGATCGTGGGTGCGATCGCGAACGAGGGCGGCCTGAACCGCAGCGACTTCGGCCACATCTCGATCAAGCCGGAGTACTCGCTGGTCGAGCTGCCGGCCAACCTGCCGGATGACACCCTCAAGAAGCTCGAACGCACCCGTATTCAGGGCATGTTGATCAATCTGGAACCCGAACGCGGGCCCAAGGCGCGCTACAAGGGCAAGTGA
- a CDS encoding acyltransferase family protein yields the protein MTAPRGVQHSVSDGSAQGGLESVSTAERVASLTGVRAVAALLVVLTHAAYTTGKYGQGFAGLVYSRMEIGVPIFFVLSGFLLFGPWVRAAARGGPPPSVRRYAWHRVRRIMPAYIVTVLAAYLVYHFRTAGPNPGHTWEGLFRNLTLTQIYTDSYLYSFLHQGLTQMWSLAVEAAFYVVLPLMAYVLLVLLCRRAWRPGVLLAGLAAFVAVSPLSLWLVHSVDWLPDGARLWLPTYLAWFVGGMLLAVLQAIGVRVYALVAIPLAVVCYLIASTPIAGEPTTSPAALREALVKTGFYAVIATLTVAPLALGDRGFYSRVMASRPMVFLGEISFEIFLIHLVTMELVMVEILRYPIYTGSMVGLFVGTMVVTIPLAWLLHRFTRVRS from the coding sequence GTGACCGCACCCCGGGGCGTGCAGCACTCCGTCTCGGACGGCTCAGCCCAGGGCGGGCTGGAGTCCGTCTCGACCGCGGAGCGCGTGGCATCGCTGACCGGGGTGCGCGCGGTCGCGGCGCTGCTGGTCGTGCTGACCCACGCCGCGTACACGACCGGGAAGTACGGCCAGGGGTTCGCCGGACTGGTGTACTCGCGCATGGAGATCGGGGTGCCGATCTTCTTCGTGCTGTCGGGTTTCCTGCTGTTCGGGCCGTGGGTGCGGGCGGCGGCCCGCGGTGGTCCGCCGCCGTCGGTGCGCCGCTATGCGTGGCATCGGGTGCGACGCATCATGCCGGCCTACATCGTGACCGTGCTGGCCGCCTATCTCGTCTACCACTTCCGCACCGCGGGCCCGAATCCCGGGCACACCTGGGAGGGGTTGTTCCGCAACCTCACGCTGACCCAGATCTACACCGACAGCTATCTGTACTCGTTCCTGCATCAGGGGTTGACGCAGATGTGGAGCCTCGCGGTGGAGGCGGCCTTCTACGTCGTGTTGCCGCTGATGGCCTACGTGCTGTTGGTGCTGCTGTGCCGGCGGGCGTGGCGGCCGGGTGTGCTGCTGGCCGGTCTGGCGGCGTTCGTCGCCGTGTCGCCGCTGTCGTTGTGGCTGGTGCACAGTGTCGACTGGCTGCCCGACGGCGCCCGACTCTGGCTGCCGACGTATCTGGCGTGGTTCGTCGGCGGCATGCTGCTGGCGGTGCTGCAGGCGATTGGGGTGCGCGTCTACGCGCTGGTGGCCATCCCGCTGGCGGTCGTCTGCTATCTGATCGCCTCCACACCGATCGCGGGAGAACCCACGACCTCGCCCGCCGCGTTGCGCGAGGCGCTGGTGAAAACCGGGTTCTACGCGGTGATCGCGACGCTGACGGTGGCGCCGCTGGCGCTGGGCGACCGGGGGTTCTACTCGCGGGTCATGGCGAGCAGGCCGATGGTCTTCCTCGGCGAGATCTCCTTCGAGATCTTCCTGATCCACCTGGTAACCATGGAATTGGTGATGGTGGAGATCCTCCGGTATCCCATCTACACGGGGTCCATGGTCGGGCTGTTCGTCGGCACGATGGTGGTGACGATCCCGCTGGCCTGGTTGCTGCACCGGTTCACCAGGGTGCGGAGCTGA